The Papilio machaon chromosome 3, ilPapMach1.1, whole genome shotgun sequence genome window below encodes:
- the LOC106712254 gene encoding E3 ubiquitin-protein ligase UBR5 isoform X11, with protein MSSMHFVVHPLPGTEDQLIDRLKEVSERWNRYGTGAGSSALSTLRGVRAVTAGPAHIACLLDDGTICRAAFSIIPDRLDLSKADASKNGGNGGGGSGGGGTSGGKQGGSSGGCGSRQQPRTRARIMRNSIRAAPSSQGSTSRATGVIIGASSSGRVVSVPAPFVPEDLVTQAQVVLQGKSRSLIIRELQRTNLDVNLAVNNLLSRDDEEGEEPEGGEGGDGYVPEDLISLLDSGFHATQQDHSVIIDADAMFSEDIFGYATIRSRNGGGGSGSGGGRAGASREGSSSTQERPSEFSRWRDRQYFGPRRWLESALRDTSWDKDGVDNKKKDSAMSASPLWVSEELEYWDSNIRFTHIAATYSELIAVSSLGQLHQWRWADAHPYQRNDCSSSNSLYHPRGNWLGMMSGERIVNISAAGIRVSVLTDTGRIATFLDESIAHAPGAARLEHPLQTFTEFGSDKAVSLHACSLYTVAKLDSGALYWWGVLPLGQRARLWEKHRARSRKQQRGHSSATPQDLQAGQNVTMKNAPMYQPGAIGFNMSSGVPKVGVLQNAAWNLSDMCRFKLLPPPQLDRSISDKDKRDIQNQSPLTVSSVKASSSGGSGKDSGKDSNKDMADRLDMPPPPSPASSTCSDTSTSHKRAKRVTVRGEEGSSNDGSKRDEEEWPLKEVVFLEDVKSVPLGRVLKVDGAYAAVRFPTMGKDGKEVLPSTTDDWTTVLQDCRLVRKDDLVAVKWGAGSGSGSRGPDCLQRSPRKVALPPELQVITIAVDSRGVHAVVKRPGGALAYAVYAVGATRALTDSVFPTDHEALLGHTNGAGIQLATAAEGSEAVVVMADGNGALYPIARDCVGMVREPPPLNLPPARALTAHALPLQPHGAAHSHHAALKSQVALIIIVPEPQLMMPRVLRCDLEGVRQLLHLLEADNNKQQILSILQERCDGNRNILHACVHMCAPTSNKEPDIVENSSMPNVASGTSGSGNNTDEAVPAISWPPETFEASGDEDSLMGLTNNSKISNGGANGGGAVSADPAERRGNALAALRALCESPVLQPYLMQLLLAKDGMGQTPLMAAVAERAYRAALVLLDAIRSCPEADEAQRSDAIFPPNAHPDHSPLLVLCCNDTCSFTWTGQEHINQDIFECKTCGLTGSLCCCTECAKVCHKGHDCKLKRTSPTAYCDCWEKCRCKALVGGNWAARCDLLARLARDTQLATHFNSRGESILLFLVQTVGRQAVEQRQFRAGGGRGRAPRKQPGSDAEVDTPDHDLEPPRFARRALLHLLGDWAAVEAAVMCGATASEPEGRPGSPSLNQSGTTLLDKFTHALIVKCTNEMLDTLLHTLMREQQNEAVPGRAERAREVARRFVRSVARIFVIFSVEMAPGAAKKRGPLSITSSLVRCRRVFAALVALAVEELVEAADALLAPVRLGVVRPTAPFPLATTYVDLVNGSEDLFGVEPLSTGHTRLGHSRRESNTGGGRGAAAGGASMGGSALAPDRASTPVATEYADDVAEAPSLGGDDDASETDEPAMAAADPTPDAQHDDAMGERGQEQHVVVENGTERAEGGESESELDLLAEVETESDSDDQDNAESAQRSVQTRATQGSDAEDESGDSTQPEDEDSEAGETDEQDGEAEPPLHDGEPLERRAAPPARPNLAPHSMQWAIRSREPTRGTTSSAGGVRLTGSSSLVFIDPASLRRSAAAAAAGAHDPHSTSTTASFLARAFGIVIRQIADLLWEYERITLPLPRLVPLAYREALRLQCYLERQLKPTWDWLVTVMDATEAQLRFGASLTSNNAGSAAAEHSRTNATTTRRTTSFTSPATRIIGFSEGPRGRDRDQGVEAGSARREFLAYCLSLLRAHSAEHAEQLPVLDVAALKHVAYVLDALIYYMRAAQPQPHHHPHLWTADENENEEGDEEMVVGGGGTNESDGEGDGARGRTHAFFQRSDSTLCLGCPPPDPFNMTMQDALPLADQPQLLQPNARREDLFGMPRQPVTLPPADDANTGAANPLEVMCLLKVVPRRLGLSSRGAERGWSPPARPASAPPAHTHTMARDEPQDLSCAKDTVTKMDTGSDGEYPSDSDSDEARQIQRKKHHRHPHASTSGSSSRQDRQEAAPPSEFHTLVDTACSIIDAPHQQNIALPKPGVSGSVHEPRPSTSRSPGKTVIVRAGELLSVADPLESQEISAHVTVETTGLTTAPLLPTQVLNAPAQARTCPSLGATVSHDLLLGRWRLSLDLFGRVFTEDVGLEPGSVVAELGGFPVKEVKFRRDMEKLRNSQQKDLTLHKMERDRAKLLQQTFAELNSAFAGQNRRAHSAQPPLAVNRVKVTFRDEPGEGSGVARSFYTSVAEALLANEKLPPLESTSGSGLNSNASNGTSGSSGANAGASANTGTRSSGAGRARAKDTARRVPGRAAPRPPTAREPRRVLSVDARPYSPQAAPGTEGAGYSGDRPGGHNEHLTLHQAQLGERLYPRVHSLHPTFAGKITGMLLELTPAQLLVLLASEDALRQKVREAMDLIVMNPSEAILDLDVFSLSERGGGVGGGGGAALGAGSSAAAADDAAPLFYSPGKRGYYSPRQGRATSERINAFRNVGRIIGLCLLQNELCPMFLNRHVLKYILARPIRFHDLAFFDPVVYESLRQLVADAENGDSHSLFAALDLNFSLEMCEEEGGGCVELVPGGREIEVTALNVYDYVRKYAQHRMLHSQEKALESIRVGVLDVLPESSLEGLTAEDLRLLLNGVGDINVAALVSYTSFNDESGEPPERLVRFKRWLWAIVDKMTHLERQDLVYFWTGSPALPASEEGFQPMPSVTIRPADDAHLPTANTCISRLYIPLYSSRHVLKHKLLLAIKTKNFGFV; from the exons GCGTGGTGTGCGAGCCGTGACCGCCGGCCCCGCCCACATCGCTTGCCTACTTGACGACGGCACGATATGCCGCGCCGCATTCTCCATCATCCCCGACAGGCTCGACTTGAGCAAAGCGGACGCCAGCAAGAACGGTGGGAATGGAGGTGGAGGAAGTGGGGGAGGTGGGACTAGTGGGGGGAAACAAGGCGGCAGCAGTGGCGGCTGCGGCTCTAGACAACAGCCGCGGACTAGGGCTCGCATCATGAGAAACTCAATTCGTGCTGCACCCAGTTCACAAG GGTCTACGAGTCGTGCCACTGGTGTAATTATAGGCGCATCTAGCTCCGGGCGAGTCGTGTCCGTTCCGGCGCCTTTTGTACCGGAGGATTTGGTAACACAGGCTCAAGTTGTTCTTCAAGGAAAAAGTCGCAGTCTCATTATACGAGAATTGCAG CGTACAAACCTGGACGTGAACCTAGCCGTAAACAACTTGCTGTCCCGCGACGATGAGGAGGGCGAGGAGCCAGAGGGTGGCGAGGGCGGCGACGGCTACGTGCCAGAGGACCTCATCTCGCTGCTCGACAGCGGCTTCCACGCCACGCAGCAGGACCATTCCGTCATAATCGACGCCGATGCGATGTTCTCCGAGGACATCTTCGGGTACGCGACTATCAGAAG TCGTAACGGGGGCGGCGGCAGTGGCAGTGGTGGTGGACGCGCGGGCGCCAGCCGCGAGGGCAGTAGCTCCACGCAGGAGCGGCCCTCGGAGTTCAGCAGGTGGCGCGATCGTCAGTACTTCGGCCCAAGGAGGTGGCTCGAATCCGCTCTGAGAGATACATCGTGGGATAAAGATGGAG TTGACAACAAGAAAAAAGATTCTGCAATGAGCGCGTCGCCGCTGTGGGTGTCCGAGGAACTGGAGTACTGGGACAGCAATATCCGCTTCACGCACATTGCGGCCACCTACAGTGAGCTCATCGCAGTCTCCAGCCTCGGCCAGCTGCACCAGTGGCGCTGGGCTGACGCGCATCCTTACCAGCGCAATGAC TGCTCCAGTTCTAACAGTCTGTACCACCCGCGCGGCAACTGGCTCGGCATGATGTCGGGAGAGCGTATCGTCAACATTAGCGCCGCTGGCATTCGAGTTTCCGTGCTCACTGACACAGGCAGAATTGCCACCTTCCTCGATGAGTCTATTG cTCACGCACCGGGCGCCGCTCGCTTGGAGCATCCTCTGCAAACGTTCACGGAGTTTGGCAGTGACAAGGCTGTGTCTCTGCACGCCTGCTCGCTCTACACTGTGGCCAAACTGGACTCTGGAGCTCTCTACTGGTG GGGCGTACTTCCACTGGGCCAGCGCGCTCGCCTGTGGGAGAAGCACCGCGCACGCTCCCGCAAGCAGCAGCGCGGCCACTCGTCCGCGACGCCGCAGGACCTGCAGGCGGGACAAAACGTCACCATGAAGAACGCGCCCATGTACCAGCCCGGCGCTATAG GTTTCAACATGTCCTCGGGTGTGCCGAAAGTGGGCGTGTTGCAAAATGCGGCCTGGAACCTATCGGATATGTGCCGCTTCAAGTTGCTGCCACCGCCTCAGCTTGACCGCTCCATCTCAGATAAAGACAAGAGAGATATTCAG AATCAATCTCCGCTGACTGTGTCCTCCGTGAAAGCGTCCTCTTCCGGCGGAAGTGGCAAGGATAGTGGCAAGGACAGCAATAAGGATATGGCGGACCGCCTGGACATGCCACCGCCGCCCAGCCCCGCCTCTTCTACTTGCAGTGACACCAGCACTTCACACA AACGTGCTAAACGTGTGACCGTTCGTGGTGAGGAAGGTTCTTCCAACGATGGCTCCAAACGTGACGAGGAAGAGTGGCCATTGAAGGAAGTAGTCTTTCTCGAGGATGTGAAGAGCGTGCCATTGGGCCGCGTGCTCAAGGTTGACGGAGCTTACGCGGCAGTGCGGTTCCCGACTATGGGCAAGGACGGCAAGGAGGTGCTGCCCTCCACCACTGATGACTGGACGACCGTGCTTCAAGACTGCCGGCTCGTACGCAAAGATGATTTGGTAGCGGTGAAGTGGGGCGCGGGAAGTGGATCTGGGTCCCGCGGACCGGACTGCCTGCAGCGCTCGCCCAGGAAGGTCGCTCTTCCACCTGAGTTGCAAGTTATTACCATCGCA GTTGACAGTCGCGGGGTGCACGCCGTAGTGAAGCGACCGGGCGGCGCGTTGGCGTACGCCGTATACGCGGTGGGCGCGACTCGTGCGCTTACTGACAGCGTCTTCCCCACTGACCACGAGGCATTGCTCGGTCACACCAACGGAGCCGGTATTCAGCTCGCCACTGCCGCAGAA GGTAGCGAGGCGGTGGTGGTGATGGCGGACGGCAACGGCGCGCTGTACCCCATCGCGCGCGACTGTGTAGGCATGGTGCGCGAGCCACCGCCGCTCAACCTGCCGCCCGCGCGCGCACTCACCGCACACGCGTTGCCGCTGCAGCCGCATGGCGCCGCGCACTCGCACCACGCTGCGCTCAAGTCACAG GTGGCgcttataataatagtaccAGAGCCACAGCTGATGATGCCGCGTGTGCTGCGCTGCGATTTGGAAGGTGTGCGCCAGCTGCTGCATCTACTCGAAGCGGACAACAACA AACAACAAATACTTTCCATCCTTCAAGAACGGTGTGATGGCAACAGGAATATACTACATGCTTGTGTGCACATGTGTGCACCTACATCAAACAAAGAACCCGATATAG TAGAAAATTCTTCGATGCCGAACGTAGCGAGCGGCACTAGTGGCAGCGGAAACAATACCGATGAAGCTGTGCCAGCTATTTCTTGGCCCCCAGAAACATTCGAGGCTTCCGGCGATGAAGACAGTTTAATGGGACTTACTAATAACAG TAAAATATCGAATGGCGGGGCGAACGGCGGCGGTGCGGTGAGCGCTGACCCGGCGGAGCGGCGCGGCAACGCGCTGGCCGCCCTGCGCGCGCTCTGCGAGAGCCCAGTCCTGCAGCCCTACCTCATGCAGCTGCTCCTTGCTAA GGACGGAATGGGCCAAACGCCGTTGATGGCGGCCGTGGCGGAGCGTGCGTACCGCGCGGCGCTCGTGCTGCTGGACGCGATCAGGTCGTGCCCCGAAGCGGACGAGGCGCAACGCTCCGATGCCATCTTCCCGCCCAACGCGCACCCTGACCACTCGCCGCTCCTCGTGCTCTGTTGCAACGACACCTGCAGCTTTACCTGGACAGGACAGGAACATATCAATCAG gATATATTTGAATGCAAGACTTGTGGTCTCACTGGTTCGCTTTGCTGCTGCACTGAATGCGCGAAG GTTTGCCACAAAGGACACGACTGCAAGCTGAAGCGCACGTCGCCGACTGCGTACTGTGACTGCTGGGAGAAGTGCCGCTGCAAGGCGCTGGTGGGCGGCAACTGGGCTGCGCGCTGCGACCTCCTCGCCAGGCTCGCTAGGGACACGCAGCTCGCCACGCATTTTAACTCCAG GGGCGAGTCGATCCTGCTGTTCCTGGTGCAGACGGTAGGGCGGCAGGCGGTGGAGCAGCGTCAGTTCCGCGCTGGCGGAGGGCGGGGTCGCGCGCCGCGCAAGCAGCCCGGCTCCGACGCTGAGGTGGACACGCCCGACCACGACCTCGAGCCGCCGCGGTTCGCAAGACGCGCTCTGCTACATCTACtgg gTGATTGGGCTGCTGTGGAAGCGGCTGTTATGTGTGGCGCCACCGCCTCGGAGCCTGAAGGCCGGCCCGGCAGCCCCTCGCTTAACCAGTCCGGAACCACGCTCCTCGACAAGTTCACACACGCACTCATCGTTAAGTGTACCAATGAA ATGCTAGACACGTTGCTGCACACGCTAATGCGCGAGCAGCAGAATGAGGCGGTGCCGGGACGGGCGGAGCGCGCGCGCGAGGTGGCGCGCCGCTTCGTGCGCTCCGTCGCTAGGATCTTCGTCATATTCAGTGTCGAGATGGCACCAGGCGCAGCCAAGAAGAGAGG GCCACTTTCGATCACATCCTCGTTGGTCCGGTGCCGGCGTGTATTCGCTGCGCTAGTAGCACTTGCCGTGGAGGAGCTGGTGGAGGCAGCCGACGCCCTGCTCGCGCCGGTCCGGCTTGGCGTGGTGCGCCCCACTGCCCCCTTCCCACTTGCCACAACCTACGTCGATCTTGTTAATGGCAGCGAGGATTTGTTTGGAGTCGAGCCCCTATCTACAGGACACACTCGGCTCGGACACAGTCGCAG gGAATCAAACACCGGCGGAGGCCGCGGGGCAGCCGCAGGCGGTGCTTCAATGGGCGGATCAGCGCTGGCTCCTGACAGAGCCTCCACGCCCGTCGCCACTGAATACGCAGATGATGTGGCCGAAGCGCCCTCCCTGGGTGGTGACGACGATGCCTCCGAGACCGACGAGCCTGCCATGGCGGCAGCCGACCCCACCCCGGACGCACAACACGATGATGCAATGGGCGAAAG agGGCAAGAACAACATGTAGTCGTTGAAAACGGCACGGAGCGCGCGGAGGGCGGCGAAAGCGAGAGCGAGCTGGATCTGCTGGCCGAGGTGGAGACAGAGAGTGACTCCGATGACCAGGACAATGCCGAGTCCGCGCAGCGCAGCGTGCAAACTCGCGCCACACAGGGTTCTGATGCCG AGGACGAGAGCGGGGACTCAACGCAGCCGGAGGACGAGGACTCGGAGGCGGGCGAGACCGACGAGCAGGACGGCGAGGCCGAGCCTCCGCTGCACGACGGCGAGCCGCTCgagcgccgcgccgcgccgcctgCGCGCCCCAACCTCGCGCCGCACTCCATGCAATGGGCGATACG ATCGCGCGAGCCGACGCGCGGCACGACAAGCAGCGCAGGCGGGGTGCGGCTGACGGGCAGCTCCTCGCTGGTGTTCATCGACCCCGCCTCGCTGCGACGTTCTGCCGCTGCGGCAGCTGCTGGCGCACACGACCCGCACTCCACATCTACCACCGCTTCCTTCTTGGCACGAGCGTTCG gTATTGTCATCCGTCAAATCGCGGATCTACTGTGGGAGTATGAACGTATAACTCTGCCGTTACCGCGCCTGGTGCCTCTGGCCTACCGCGAGGCGCTGCGCCTGCAGTGTTACCTCGAACGACAACTCAAGCCCACTTGGGACTGGCTCGTTACCGTTATGGACGCTACAGAAGCTCAGTTGAG ATTCGGCGCTTCATTGACTTCGAACAACGCGGGCTCTGCGGCAGCGGAACACAGCCGCACCAACGCCACCACCACCCGCCGCACCACCTCTTTCACCTCGCCCGCCACGCGCATCATCGGCTTCTCGGAGGGACCGCGCGGCCGGGATAGAGACCAAG GTGTGGAGGCAGGTAGCGCGCGGCGCGAGTTCCTGGCGTACTGCCTCTCGCTACTGCGCGCGCACAGCGCCGAGCACGCGGAGCAGCTGCCCGTGCTGGACGTGGCCGCGCTCAAGCACGTCGCGTACGTGCTTGACGCGCTCATATACTACATGCGAGCTGCGCAGCCGCAACCGCACCACCACCCACATTTATGGACAGCC GACGAAAATGAAAACGAGGAAGGCGACGAGGAGATGGTAGTGGGTGGCGGAGGCACCAATGAGTCTGACGGCGAGGGCGATGGCGCACGCGGCCGCACGCACGCCTTCTTCCAGCGTTCCGACTCCACGCTCTGTCTGGGATGTCCCCCGCCAGATCCTTTCAATA TGACAATGCAAGATGCACTGCCGCTGGCCGACCAGCCGCAGCTGCTGCAGCCCAACGCGCGCCGCGAGGACCTGTTCGGCATGCCGCGCCAGCCCGTCACCCTGCCGCCCGCCGACGACGCCAACACCGGCGCCGCAAATCCGCTTGAAG TGATGTGCCTGTTGAAAGTGGTTCCTCGTCGGTTGGGTTTGTCGTCGCGCGGAGCTGAGCGCGGCTGGTCGCCGCCCGCGCGCCCCGCCTccgcgccgcccgcgcacACACACACCATGGCGCGCGACGAGCCGCAG GATTTATCCTGTGCTAAAGATACTGTAACAAAAATGGACACCGGAAGTGATGGTGAATATCCATCGGATTCTGATTCTGATGAAGCAAGACAAATCCAAAGGAAGAAACATCACAG GCATCCGCACGCGTCGACGTCTGGTAGCAGCTCGCGGCAGGACCGGCAGGAGGCGGCACCGCCATCGGAGTTCCACACGCTGGTGGACACCGCCTGCTCCATCATAGACGCGCCGCACCAGCAGAACATCGCACTGCCTAAACCgg GAGTGAGCGGATCTGTGCACGAGCCGCGGCCGTCCACCTCGCGCAGCCCCGGCAAGACTGTTATTGTACGTGCT gGCGAATTACTAAGTGTTGCCGATCCTTTAGAGTCGCAGGAGATATCTGCTCACGTGACAGTAGAGACGACCGGCCTCACCACGGCCCCCTTGTTACCTACACAAGTACTTAATGCACCTGCTCAAGC TCGCACTTGTCCGTCACTGGGAGCGACCGTGTCGCACGACCTGCTGTTAGGTCGGTGGCGGCTATCACTGGACCTGTTCGGGCGCGTGTTCACCGAGGACGTGGGCCTCGAGCCCGGCTCCGTGGTCGCCGAGCTCGGCGGCTTCCCAGTCAAGGAGGTCAAGTTCAGGCGCGACATGGAGAAGCTACGCAACTCACAGCAAAAAGATTTGACCCTGCATAAG ATGGAGCGTGATCGTGCGAAGCTACTGCAGCAGACATTCGCGGAGTTGAATAGCGCGTTCGCGGGGCAGAACCGCCGCGCGCACAGCGCACAGCCGCCGCTCGCCGTCAACCGTGTCAAGGTGACGTTCCGCGACGAACCCGGCGAGGGCAGCGGCGTCGCCAGGTCCTTCTACACCAGCGTCGCTGAG gCGCTACTAGCAAACGAGAAACTGCCTCCGCTGGAGTCGACCTCCGGCAGCGGACTCAACAGCAACGCGTCTAACGGCACCTCAGGCTCCAGCGGCGCCAATGCAGGCGCCAGCGCTAACACTGGAACAcg TAGTAGCGGTGCAGGCAGAGCGCGCGCTAAGGACACGGCGCGGCGGGTGCCGGGCAGAGCTGCGCCGCGGCCTCCCACCGCGCGCGAGCCGCGCCGCGTGCTCAGTGTCGATGCGAGGCCGTACTCACCACAG GCTGCACCGGGGACTGAGGGCGCGGGGTACAGTGGCGACCGGCCCGGCGGACACAACGAACATCTCACCCTGCATCAGGCACAACTCGGCGAAAGATTATATCCCAGA gTACATTCTCTCCATCCGACATTTGCGGGCAAAATCACTGGGATGCTGTTAGAATTGACACCTGCCCAACTTTTAGTACTACTTGCCAGTGAAGACGCATTGAGACAGAAAGTGCGAGAGGCCATGGACCTTATAGTTATGAATCCTTCTGAAGCGATACTAG ACCTGGACGTATTCTCGCTGTCGGAACGCGGCGGCGGTGTGGGCGGCGGCGGGGGCGCGGCACTGGGTGCTGGCTCGTCGGCGGCGGCTGCGGACGATGCGGCGCCACTCTTCTACTCGCCAGGCAAGCGCGGCTACTACTCGCCTCGGCAGGGACGCGCCACCTCGGAGCGCATCAACGCCTTTAGGAATGTCGGCAg AATCATCGGGCTGTGTCTGCTACAAAATGAACTGTGCCCAATGTTCCTCAATCGGCACGTGTTGAAATACATACTGGCCCGACCTATACGTTTCCACGATCTCGCGTTCTTCGACCCTGTCGTCTACGAGAGCTTGCGCCAACTCGTCGCCGACGCAGAGAATGGAGATTCTCATTCCTTGTTTGCAGCTCTCGATCTCAACTTTAG TTTGGAAATGTGTGAAGAAGAAGGCGGTGGTTGTGTGGAACTGGTACCCGGTGGCCGAGAAATCGAAGTGACCGCGCTCAACGTGTACGATTACGTGCGCAAGTACGCACAACATCGGATGCTGCACTCGCAGGAAAAAGCGCTCGAG TCGATCCGTGTGGGCGTATTGGATGTGTTACCCGAGTCCTCCTTGGAGGGCTTGACCGCTGAGGACCTGCGGCTCCTGCTGAACGGCGTGGGCGACATCAATGTGGCCGCGCTGGTCTCGTACACAAGCTTCAACGACGAGAGCGGCGAGCCTCCAGAGCGGCTCGTGAGGTTCAAACGTTGGCTCTGGGCCATCGTTGACAAAATGACTCATCTTGAACGACAGGATCTG GTGTACTTCTGGACGGGTTCGCCTGCGTTGCCGGCGTCGGAGGAGGGCTTCCAGCCAATGCCGTCGGTGACAATCCGGCCGGCTGACGACGCGCACCTGCCCACCGCCAACACGTGCATCTCGCGCCTCTACATCCCGCTCTACTCATCGCGACACGTACTCAAGCACAAGCTGCTGCTTgctataaaaactaaaaatttcgGCTTCGTGTAG